The proteins below come from a single Gordonia pseudamarae genomic window:
- a CDS encoding CaiB/BaiF CoA transferase family protein — MTSTPGSTSGKTGNTSGKSGPLDAIRVIEFAGIGPGPHAAMLLSDLGADVVRVQRPGQLPAPGDVGDALLRGRTVVEADLKSPADRETVLGLIAKADVLIEGFRPGVMERLGFGPDDLAEVNPGLVYGRMTGWGQEGPRADRAGHDINYISLTGLLHAVGRAGERPVPPLNLFGDFGGGSMFLVVGVLSALLERQSSGRGQVVDAAMVDGASLLGQMMWAFRASGRWSDERGVNFLDSGAPFYDVYETSDGKYMAVGAIEPQFYAQLLAGLGLDAAALPGQGDISRWPEIRKVFTDTFATRTREEWTAVFDGTDACVSPVLTFGEAPDEPHMAARANLVEIDGVRQAQVAPRFSRTSPETPAGPTTEATDPATVWV; from the coding sequence ATGACATCCACCCCCGGTAGTACCAGTGGGAAGACCGGCAACACCAGCGGAAAGAGCGGCCCCCTGGACGCGATCCGGGTCATCGAATTCGCCGGCATCGGCCCCGGTCCGCACGCCGCGATGCTGCTGTCGGACCTCGGCGCGGACGTGGTGCGGGTACAGCGGCCCGGCCAGTTGCCGGCGCCTGGCGACGTCGGTGACGCCCTGCTGCGCGGGCGCACGGTGGTGGAGGCCGACCTCAAGAGTCCCGCGGACCGGGAGACCGTGCTCGGCCTCATCGCCAAAGCTGATGTGCTCATCGAGGGTTTCCGTCCCGGCGTGATGGAACGTCTCGGTTTCGGGCCGGACGATCTCGCCGAGGTCAACCCCGGCCTGGTGTACGGGCGGATGACCGGGTGGGGCCAGGAGGGCCCGCGCGCCGATCGGGCCGGTCACGACATCAACTACATCTCACTGACCGGACTGCTGCATGCCGTCGGCCGTGCCGGGGAACGCCCCGTGCCGCCGCTGAACCTGTTCGGCGACTTCGGCGGCGGATCGATGTTCCTGGTCGTGGGTGTCCTCTCGGCGCTCCTCGAACGCCAGTCGTCGGGCCGCGGACAGGTTGTCGATGCCGCCATGGTCGACGGCGCTTCGCTTCTGGGACAGATGATGTGGGCCTTCCGCGCGAGTGGTCGATGGTCGGATGAGCGGGGCGTGAACTTCCTCGACTCAGGCGCGCCGTTCTACGACGTCTACGAGACCTCCGACGGAAAGTACATGGCCGTGGGCGCCATCGAGCCGCAGTTCTACGCCCAACTCCTCGCGGGACTGGGCCTGGACGCCGCCGCCCTGCCCGGGCAGGGCGACATCTCGCGCTGGCCCGAGATACGCAAGGTCTTCACCGACACCTTCGCCACCCGCACCCGCGAGGAGTGGACCGCCGTGTTCGACGGTACCGATGCCTGCGTCTCGCCCGTCCTCACATTCGGTGAGGCTCCCGACGAACCGCACATGGCGGCCCGCGCCAATCTCGTCGAGATCGACGGCGTACGGCAGGCTCAGGTGGCCCCGCGGTTCTCGCGCACCTCACCCGAGACACCGGCCGGACCGACCACGGAGGCAACCGACCCCGCAACCGTCTGGGTATAG
- a CDS encoding mycofactocin-coupled SDR family oxidoreductase: MGNFDGKVVYITGIARGQGRNHALRFAREGASIIGLDIAGPIAEHTTYPPATREDLDETVRLVEEAGGKILARQGDVRDLAFQQQLVADGVAQFGGLDFVVVNAGVLTWALTWEMTEEQFTDVIDINLVGAWKTLRAALPVMIEGGNGGSVVVVSSVAGLKAMPVQASYSASKYGLTGLAQTLAKEAAPYQIRVNSLHPYAVNTLMGVGDTSAVEAFVDPKFSRYFPSMMDHNPIADPDEISDAILYLCSDSAKSITGVQFPVDMGHSKV; the protein is encoded by the coding sequence ATGGGTAATTTCGACGGCAAGGTCGTCTACATCACTGGTATCGCCAGAGGCCAGGGACGCAATCACGCGCTCCGTTTCGCACGCGAGGGTGCCTCGATCATCGGCCTGGACATCGCCGGCCCGATCGCCGAGCACACCACATATCCGCCCGCCACGCGCGAGGACCTGGATGAGACGGTCCGGCTTGTGGAGGAGGCCGGCGGCAAGATCCTCGCCCGGCAGGGCGATGTGCGTGACCTCGCGTTCCAGCAGCAACTGGTGGCCGACGGGGTCGCCCAGTTTGGCGGACTGGACTTCGTGGTGGTCAACGCGGGCGTGCTCACCTGGGCCCTGACCTGGGAGATGACCGAGGAACAGTTCACCGACGTCATCGACATCAACCTCGTCGGTGCGTGGAAGACGTTGCGCGCCGCACTTCCCGTGATGATCGAGGGGGGAAACGGCGGCTCTGTCGTTGTCGTGTCGTCGGTGGCCGGACTGAAGGCGATGCCGGTGCAGGCCTCCTACAGCGCGTCCAAGTACGGGCTGACCGGGCTGGCCCAGACGCTGGCGAAAGAGGCTGCCCCGTACCAGATTCGGGTCAACTCGCTGCACCCGTACGCGGTCAACACCCTGATGGGTGTGGGCGACACCTCTGCGGTAGAGGCATTCGTGGATCCGAAGTTCTCCCGGTACTTCCCGTCGATGATGGACCACAACCCGATAGCCGATCCGGACGAGATCTCCGACGCCATCCTGTACCTGTGTTCGGATTCCGCCAAATCCATCACCGGAGTGCAGTTCCCGGTCGATATGGGTCATTCCAAGGTCTGA
- the mftD gene encoding pre-mycofactocin synthase MftD (MftD, an enzyme found in the mycofactocin biosynthesis locus, performs an oxidative deamination of 3-amino-5-[(p-hydroxyphenyl)methyl]-4,4-dimethyl-2-pyrrolidinone (AHDP). The resulting compound, now called pre-mycofactocin (PMFT), is a biologically active redox cofactor that can oxidize the non-exchangeable NADH of TIGR03971 family SDR-type oxidoreductases.), which translates to MANFKLTNPWARNPWFETVAEAQRRAKQRLPKSVYLSLVAGTQGGITVNDNVDAFSEIGFAPHVVGAQDERDMSTSVMGVDLSFPVMISPTGVQAVDKDGEVAVARAAAARGTAMGLSSFASHPIEEVTAVNDKIFFQIYWLGTKEEILARAERAREAGAKGLIVTTDWVFNIGRDWGSPEIPEKMDLKALIRLAPEVAVKPRYAWDWFNKGNLTIPDLTAPNVSHGKGLPGPTFFGAYGEWMNTPSPTWEDLEWLREQWGGPFMVKGITRIDDAKRAVDIGATAISVSNHGGNNLDGTPATIRLLGPIADAVGKDVDVLLDGGIRRGSDVAKAVALGAKAVMVGRAYLWGLAANGQAGVENVLDLLRMGLDGVLMGTGHKSVHDLSRDDLILPEGFERSYGG; encoded by the coding sequence ATGGCGAACTTCAAGCTGACCAACCCCTGGGCCCGAAATCCCTGGTTCGAGACCGTTGCCGAGGCTCAGCGGCGGGCCAAGCAGCGCTTGCCCAAGTCGGTGTACTTGTCTCTCGTGGCCGGTACCCAGGGCGGCATCACCGTCAACGACAATGTGGACGCTTTCTCGGAGATCGGTTTCGCCCCGCACGTGGTGGGTGCCCAGGACGAGCGCGACATGTCGACGTCGGTGATGGGCGTGGATCTGTCGTTCCCGGTGATGATCTCGCCGACCGGCGTGCAGGCCGTCGACAAGGACGGTGAGGTGGCGGTGGCGCGGGCCGCGGCCGCCCGTGGCACCGCGATGGGTCTGTCGAGTTTCGCCAGCCACCCGATCGAAGAGGTCACCGCGGTCAACGACAAGATCTTCTTCCAGATCTACTGGCTCGGCACCAAGGAGGAGATCCTGGCCCGCGCCGAACGCGCCCGTGAGGCCGGTGCCAAGGGCCTGATCGTCACCACCGACTGGGTGTTCAACATCGGTCGTGACTGGGGTAGCCCGGAGATCCCGGAGAAGATGGATCTCAAGGCGCTGATCCGATTGGCGCCGGAGGTCGCGGTCAAGCCGCGCTACGCCTGGGACTGGTTCAACAAGGGCAACCTGACCATCCCGGATCTGACCGCCCCCAACGTCTCCCACGGCAAGGGGCTGCCGGGCCCCACGTTCTTCGGTGCCTACGGCGAGTGGATGAACACCCCGTCGCCCACCTGGGAGGACCTGGAGTGGTTGCGCGAGCAGTGGGGCGGGCCGTTCATGGTCAAGGGCATCACCCGCATCGACGACGCCAAGCGCGCCGTTGACATCGGCGCCACCGCGATCTCGGTGTCCAACCACGGCGGTAACAATCTCGACGGCACCCCCGCCACCATCCGGCTGCTCGGCCCTATCGCCGACGCCGTCGGCAAGGACGTCGACGTGTTGCTCGACGGCGGAATCCGCCGCGGCAGCGACGTGGCCAAGGCCGTCGCCCTCGGCGCCAAGGCCGTGATGGTCGGCCGCGCTTACCTGTGGGGTCTGGCCGCCAACGGCCAGGCCGGCGTCGAGAACGTTCTCGACCTGCTGCGCATGGGGCTCGACGGCGTGCTCATGGGTACCGGCCACAAGTCGGTGCACGATCTGAGCCGCGACGACCTGATCCTTCCGGAAGGATTCGAGCGCTCGTACGGCGGGTAG
- the mftC gene encoding mycofactocin radical SAM maturase (MftC is a radical SAM/SPASM enzyme that catalyzes the first two steps in biosynthesis of the electron carrier mycofactocin from the terminal Val-Tyr dipeptide of the precursor peptide MftA.), whose amino-acid sequence MTTLEMPPSAADLAAQVRATPQLDLPAPPKVGRLVDQFEKGLDAPICLTWELTYACNLACVHCLSSSGKRDPRELSTEQCKAIIDELERMQVFYVNIGGGEPTVRSDFWELVDYATSHKVGVKFSTNGLRIDKKVAARLAASDYVDVQISLDGATAEVNDAVRGKGSFDMAVRALENLHEAGFKDAKISVVMTRENVSQLDEFKALADRYNATLRITRMRPSGRGADVWDDLHPLPEQQLELYNWLVAHGDRVLTGDSFFHLAAFDQGGGGLPGLNLCGAGRVVCLIDPVGDVYACPFAIHENFLAGNILSGGGFQEIWQRSDLFTELREPQSAGACAKCNHFDACRGGCMAAKFFTGLPLDGPDPECVQGYGESLLAGERTKPTANKDHSRGTPLTLMTRGSDGSFTPLGRPSKSCDENPLAGFSPVG is encoded by the coding sequence ATGACCACACTTGAGATGCCGCCCAGCGCAGCAGATCTGGCAGCGCAGGTACGGGCTACGCCGCAGCTCGACCTGCCCGCCCCGCCCAAGGTCGGCCGCCTGGTCGATCAGTTCGAAAAGGGCCTGGACGCGCCCATCTGTCTCACCTGGGAACTCACCTACGCCTGCAACCTGGCGTGCGTGCACTGCCTGTCGTCGTCGGGCAAGCGCGACCCGCGTGAGCTGTCCACCGAACAGTGCAAGGCCATCATCGACGAGCTCGAGCGCATGCAGGTGTTCTACGTGAACATCGGCGGCGGCGAACCCACCGTCCGCTCGGACTTCTGGGAGCTCGTCGACTACGCCACCAGCCACAAGGTGGGCGTCAAGTTCTCCACCAACGGCCTGCGGATCGACAAGAAGGTCGCCGCGCGTCTGGCCGCGTCCGACTACGTCGATGTGCAGATCTCGCTCGACGGCGCCACCGCCGAGGTGAACGACGCCGTGCGTGGCAAGGGCTCGTTCGACATGGCGGTGCGGGCCCTGGAGAACCTGCACGAGGCCGGCTTCAAGGACGCCAAGATCTCGGTGGTGATGACTCGCGAGAACGTCTCGCAGCTCGATGAGTTCAAGGCGCTCGCCGACCGCTACAACGCCACCCTGCGCATCACCCGCATGCGCCCGTCCGGCCGCGGCGCCGACGTGTGGGATGACCTGCACCCACTGCCAGAGCAGCAGCTCGAGCTGTACAACTGGCTTGTGGCGCACGGTGATCGCGTGCTCACCGGTGACTCGTTCTTCCACCTGGCCGCATTCGACCAGGGTGGGGGAGGACTGCCCGGCCTCAACCTGTGCGGCGCCGGCCGCGTGGTGTGCCTGATCGACCCGGTCGGCGACGTGTACGCCTGCCCGTTCGCGATCCACGAGAACTTCCTCGCCGGAAACATCCTGTCCGGCGGCGGTTTCCAGGAAATCTGGCAGCGTTCGGATCTGTTCACCGAACTGCGCGAACCGCAGTCGGCGGGCGCGTGTGCCAAGTGCAACCACTTCGACGCCTGCCGTGGCGGCTGCATGGCCGCCAAGTTCTTCACCGGTCTGCCCCTCGACGGACCCGACCCCGAATGCGTTCAGGGTTACGGGGAGTCGCTGCTCGCCGGTGAGCGCACCAAGCCGACGGCCAACAAGGATCATTCGCGAGGCACTCCGCTGACGCTGATGACCCGCGGCTCCGACGGCAGCTTCACCCCTCTCGGGCGGCCGTCCAAGAGCTGTGACGAGAATCCGCTGGCCGGGTTCAGTCCCGTCGGCTGA
- the mftB gene encoding mycofactocin biosynthesis chaperone MftB (MftB, a small protein, is a peptide chaperone that assists the radical SAM enzyme MftC in performing two modifications to the C-terminal Val-Tyr dipeptide of the mycofactocin precursor peptide, MftA. MftB's role is analogous to the role of PqqD in the biosynthesis of PQQ, a cofactor that derives entirely from a Tyr and a Glu in the precursor PqqA.) encodes MSAPATMPDSGGRGDTAAGAPAQTHTSGAFDLGAAWVLNPKVALRPEPFGALLYHFGTRKLSFLKNLTVVAIVQSLAEQPSAEAALAEHRITHAERPLYLQALGALADSGMITRR; translated from the coding sequence ATGTCGGCCCCGGCAACCATGCCGGACTCCGGCGGTCGTGGAGACACGGCCGCCGGGGCCCCGGCGCAGACACATACATCCGGCGCCTTCGACCTCGGCGCCGCCTGGGTGCTCAATCCGAAGGTGGCATTGCGTCCCGAACCGTTCGGTGCGCTGCTCTATCACTTCGGCACCCGCAAGCTGTCATTCCTCAAGAACCTGACCGTCGTCGCCATCGTGCAATCCCTCGCCGAGCAGCCCTCGGCCGAGGCCGCGCTGGCCGAACACCGCATCACCCACGCCGAACGTCCCCTCTATCTGCAGGCCCTCGGGGCGCTCGCCGACTCGGGGATGATCACCCGGCGCTGA
- the mftA gene encoding mycofactocin precursor MftA (Mycofactocin is a small molecule electron carrier derived from the final two amino acids, Val-Tyr, of MftA, the mycofactocin precursor. It plays a role in redox homeostasis and the metabolism of alcohols and aldehydes in Actinobacteria, including Mycobacterium tuberculosis.) produces MADQTANMTEVTTPELVGESLVEEVSIDGMCGVY; encoded by the coding sequence ATGGCAGACCAAACAGCCAATATGACCGAGGTGACCACCCCCGAGCTCGTCGGCGAATCGCTCGTCGAAGAGGTGTCGATCGATGGGATGTGCGGGGTCTACTGA
- the mftR gene encoding mycofactocin system transcriptional regulator (MftR, the mycofactocin system transcriptional regulator, is an uncharacterized TetR family DNA-binding transcription factor. Its role is inferred by context. It occurs as part of the biosynthesis locus for mycofactocin, a partially characterized electron carrier derived from the terminal Val-Tyr dipeptide of the precursor peptide MftA, through a radical SAM enzyme-mediated process.) → MAVDHVAADRTTATELTAKTVTATGAETEAAAAGRAAPGRVPHPLVPPPQPGRRPVTSHAQISTIAIDLFTRKGFDETSVDDIAEAAGIARRTLFRYFPSKNAIAWGDFAAHLDAMRTRLTLIPDDLPIADALRQALVTFNEIPDGELDNHRRRLRLLLEVPALQAHSMIMYADWRQVIATFCAARLGADSNEHLPQAIGWLCLGTALAAYEQWLADPGADLLALIEAGSDLLADGVGALH, encoded by the coding sequence ATGGCCGTCGATCACGTCGCCGCCGACCGCACCACCGCGACAGAGCTGACCGCGAAAACGGTGACCGCAACAGGGGCGGAGACGGAAGCCGCGGCAGCCGGGAGGGCCGCCCCGGGCCGGGTCCCGCATCCGCTCGTCCCCCCGCCGCAGCCCGGCCGCCGGCCGGTCACCTCACACGCCCAGATCAGCACCATCGCCATCGACCTGTTCACCCGCAAGGGTTTCGACGAGACCAGCGTCGACGACATCGCCGAGGCCGCGGGCATCGCGCGGCGCACCCTGTTCCGCTACTTCCCGAGCAAGAACGCCATCGCCTGGGGCGACTTCGCCGCCCATCTCGACGCGATGCGCACCCGGCTCACGCTGATACCCGACGATCTGCCCATCGCCGATGCGCTGCGCCAGGCCCTGGTGACATTCAACGAGATACCGGACGGCGAACTCGACAACCATCGCCGCCGCCTGCGGCTGCTCCTGGAAGTCCCAGCCCTGCAAGCTCATTCGATGATCATGTACGCGGACTGGCGGCAGGTGATCGCCACCTTCTGTGCGGCCCGGCTCGGCGCGGACTCGAACGAACACCTTCCCCAGGCCATCGGCTGGCTGTGCCTGGGTACCGCCCTGGCCGCCTACGAGCAGTGGCTGGCCGACCCCGGCGCCGATCTGCTCGCATTGATCGAGGCGGGCAGCGACCTGCTCGCCGACGGCGTCGGCGCGCTCCACTGA
- a CDS encoding DUF6924 domain-containing protein, which produces MGTGASGATGDVTGASGATGDVTGASGATGDVTGASGATGDVTGASGATGGTPTWEELLRRNRATATSAIRATVHTSGPGGLRVQHVWHAPPDLWRIEDADGNPERIVGTRWCFDRSGEVMVRTDRFAQRATGAAHAGGPEQLLVLHRDWPAEAPRTASLQAIVLDADGTGGRSATFEAPEAPEPPYRPVGTIEAAVVGGRAGWTVHCVRTASGHPITWTFDDETGVVIGRNAGGFGAIELVDVEIADHFSPAVFGFHGAFTDLAQLRRDSERGMLLDEDYRDNQGAGDGLERHLGTFVPLLVRTDFTDRSSWEAVVGVVGGRTSDGDEPDFTLIDNPDYDGWTPERFLEVIDGIPDYVLLADATTMTHPDLPVLFLSTADPAATWAGRGARVRVAARSVAAVDAALSLGDRTVADIAAAAGRDGVYR; this is translated from the coding sequence ATGGGTACCGGGGCGAGCGGAGCGACGGGGGATGTCACCGGGGCGAGCGGAGCGACGGGGGATGTCACCGGGGCGAGCGGAGCGACGGGGGATGTCACCGGGGCGAGCGGAGCGACGGGGGATGTCACCGGGGCGAGCGGAGCGACGGGGGGCACCCCGACGTGGGAAGAACTCCTTCGCCGAAACCGTGCGACCGCGACCAGCGCCATCCGCGCGACCGTCCATACCTCCGGGCCCGGTGGTCTGCGCGTACAACACGTCTGGCACGCACCTCCGGACCTGTGGCGGATAGAGGACGCGGACGGGAACCCCGAGCGGATCGTCGGCACCCGCTGGTGCTTCGACCGGTCGGGTGAGGTGATGGTGCGCACCGATAGGTTCGCGCAGCGGGCCACCGGCGCCGCGCATGCCGGCGGTCCCGAACAACTGCTCGTGCTGCACCGTGACTGGCCGGCCGAGGCTCCGCGCACGGCGTCGTTGCAGGCGATCGTGCTAGACGCCGACGGGACAGGGGGACGCTCGGCCACCTTCGAGGCTCCCGAGGCACCCGAACCTCCCTACCGTCCGGTCGGCACGATCGAGGCCGCCGTGGTCGGCGGCCGGGCCGGGTGGACGGTGCACTGCGTGCGCACCGCGAGCGGGCACCCGATCACCTGGACATTCGACGACGAGACGGGAGTCGTCATCGGCCGCAACGCCGGTGGGTTCGGTGCGATCGAACTCGTCGATGTCGAGATCGCCGACCACTTCTCGCCCGCGGTATTCGGTTTCCACGGCGCCTTCACCGATCTCGCGCAGCTGCGCCGCGACAGCGAACGCGGCATGTTGCTCGATGAGGACTACCGTGACAACCAGGGTGCCGGGGATGGCCTGGAACGTCACCTCGGCACCTTCGTGCCGCTGCTGGTGCGCACCGACTTCACCGACAGATCGTCGTGGGAGGCGGTGGTGGGCGTGGTCGGCGGCCGCACCAGTGACGGCGACGAACCCGACTTCACGCTCATCGACAACCCCGACTACGACGGGTGGACGCCGGAGCGGTTCCTGGAGGTCATCGACGGGATTCCCGACTACGTCCTCCTCGCCGACGCCACCACCATGACCCACCCGGACCTGCCGGTGCTGTTTCTCTCCACCGCAGACCCGGCCGCCACCTGGGCCGGCCGCGGCGCGCGGGTGCGGGTCGCCGCCCGTTCGGTCGCCGCCGTCGACGCCGCGCTCTCGCTCGGAGACCGGACCGTCGCCGACATCGCCGCGGCGGCCGGCCGCGACGGCGTGTACCGGTGA
- a CDS encoding ferredoxin--NADP reductase — protein MTDLTPHSSRSVILTVADVVDETDDARSIIFDVPAAMADKFTGYRPGQFLTLRIPSDRTGSVARCYSLASSPLSGELPKVTVKRTRDGYGSHWVCDNLTAGSQIEALPPSGVFTPTDLDAPLLLIAAGSGVTPVMSILKTALAAGSAPIVFFYANRSENDVIFATELRELTHAHDDRLTVIHWLESLSGLPSETTLARVFSPFVGHHAYLCGPGPFMDAVHKGLAAAGFPHHDVHSEVYSSLSGDPFTDIDIDAPTAEEEANAATVEVELDGETHTLRWPRERSLVDVMIAAGIDVPYSCLEGECGSCACTLTEGTVDMDNPGALDDDDIADGYILGCQSKPTADRLRVEF, from the coding sequence ATGACCGACCTGACCCCCCACAGCTCCCGCAGCGTGATCCTTACCGTAGCCGACGTGGTCGACGAGACCGACGACGCCCGGTCGATCATCTTCGATGTCCCCGCCGCGATGGCCGACAAGTTCACCGGATACCGGCCGGGCCAGTTCCTCACCCTGCGCATACCGAGCGACCGGACCGGGTCGGTGGCCCGTTGCTACTCCCTCGCATCCTCGCCGCTGTCGGGCGAACTGCCCAAGGTCACCGTCAAACGCACCCGCGACGGCTACGGCTCCCACTGGGTGTGCGACAACCTCACGGCCGGATCGCAGATCGAGGCGCTGCCGCCGAGCGGCGTCTTCACCCCCACCGACCTCGACGCCCCGCTGCTGCTGATCGCCGCCGGCAGCGGGGTCACCCCGGTGATGTCCATCCTCAAGACCGCCCTCGCCGCCGGGAGTGCGCCGATCGTGTTCTTCTACGCCAACCGCTCCGAGAACGACGTCATCTTCGCCACCGAACTGCGTGAGCTGACCCACGCCCACGACGACCGGCTCACCGTCATCCACTGGCTCGAAAGCCTGTCCGGCCTGCCCTCGGAGACGACGCTGGCGCGGGTGTTCTCCCCGTTCGTCGGCCACCACGCCTACCTGTGCGGTCCCGGCCCCTTCATGGACGCCGTTCACAAAGGTCTGGCCGCCGCCGGATTCCCCCACCACGACGTGCACTCGGAGGTCTACAGCTCGCTGTCGGGCGACCCCTTCACCGATATCGACATCGACGCCCCCACCGCCGAGGAGGAAGCCAACGCGGCGACCGTCGAGGTCGAACTCGACGGCGAGACGCACACACTGCGGTGGCCGCGCGAACGCAGCCTCGTCGACGTCATGATCGCCGCCGGGATCGACGTTCCGTACTCGTGCCTGGAAGGCGAATGCGGTTCGTGCGCCTGCACTCTCACCGAGGGCACCGTCGACATGGACAATCCGGGCGCGCTCGACGACGACGACATCGCCGACGGATACATCCTGGGCTGCCAGTCCAAACCGACCGCGGACCGGCTGCGCGTGGAGTTCTGA
- a CDS encoding NAD(P)/FAD-dependent oxidoreductase, translating into MGQNAGVVIVGAGLGGIRVAEAVRTAGYDGPVTLIGAEAHPPYDRPPLSKGVLAGKQERPDLKPENFFADSSIDLRTGRTVVSVDPSAHTLIVAEAGDPERTETVAYGKLVLATGLTPRTFPGVDGGLSGLHTLRTIDEALALRAEIDGARSAVVIGAGFIGCEVAATIREHGVPVTLVEPAPTPLAAALGEQIGALVTRLHVGNDVDVRAGVGVTEIVGGGAGPDAKVTAVRLDDGTELPADIVVVGIGSIPVVDFLDGSGIALAEPSAGGGIACDGSGKTSDEDVYAVGDVANWLDDEGNPKRVEHWNHVVEQASVVAAAITGGEPVRGAVPYFWSDQFDVKIQVLGEPRVDDDVHIVDDDGKKFLAYYSRGGILTAVVGAGKVAAVMKTRPKLMTETPISELI; encoded by the coding sequence ATGGGTCAGAACGCTGGGGTGGTCATCGTCGGTGCGGGACTCGGTGGAATCCGGGTTGCCGAGGCGGTGCGCACCGCGGGATACGACGGTCCGGTCACGTTGATCGGGGCCGAGGCACATCCGCCGTACGATCGGCCGCCGCTGTCGAAGGGGGTGCTGGCGGGTAAGCAGGAACGCCCGGATCTCAAGCCGGAGAACTTCTTCGCCGACTCGTCGATCGATCTGCGGACCGGTCGCACGGTGGTGTCGGTCGATCCGTCGGCGCATACGCTGATCGTGGCCGAGGCCGGTGATCCGGAACGCACGGAGACCGTCGCCTACGGCAAGCTCGTGCTGGCGACGGGGCTGACGCCGAGGACCTTTCCGGGTGTCGACGGGGGGCTGTCGGGCCTGCACACCTTGCGGACCATCGACGAAGCACTCGCCTTGCGCGCCGAAATCGACGGTGCGCGTTCGGCTGTGGTGATCGGCGCCGGGTTCATCGGCTGCGAGGTGGCCGCCACCATCCGTGAGCACGGGGTTCCGGTGACGCTCGTGGAGCCCGCACCCACACCGCTGGCGGCCGCGCTCGGTGAGCAGATCGGCGCGTTGGTGACCCGGTTGCATGTCGGCAATGACGTGGACGTGCGTGCCGGGGTAGGGGTCACCGAGATAGTCGGCGGCGGAGCCGGACCCGATGCGAAGGTGACCGCCGTCAGGCTCGACGACGGCACCGAGTTGCCCGCCGACATCGTCGTCGTCGGCATCGGATCGATACCGGTGGTCGACTTCCTCGACGGCTCGGGTATCGCGCTGGCCGAGCCGTCGGCGGGTGGCGGGATCGCCTGTGATGGCAGTGGTAAGACCTCCGACGAGGACGTGTACGCGGTCGGCGATGTTGCCAATTGGCTTGATGACGAAGGTAATCCGAAGCGGGTCGAGCACTGGAATCATGTTGTCGAGCAGGCTTCGGTCGTTGCCGCGGCCATCACCGGTGGTGAGCCGGTACGTGGGGCGGTGCCGTACTTCTGGAGTGACCAGTTCGACGTCAAGATCCAGGTGCTCGGCGAGCCGCGCGTCGATGACGACGTCCACATCGTGGACGACGACGGCAAGAAGTTTCTCGCCTACTACAGTCGCGGCGGAATCCTGACCGCGGTGGTGGGGGCGGGTAAGGTGGCCGCGGTTATGAAGACCAGGCCCAAGCTGATGACCGAAACCCCGATCAGCGAACTGATCTGA